The Mesorhizobium sp. M1D.F.Ca.ET.043.01.1.1 genome contains a region encoding:
- a CDS encoding NAD(P)-dependent oxidoreductase — MRVAVTGATGFIGRHVLAELRRRGHETIVCVRDASHLPGQLLHTGTEVREIAIGAGDEPDWPDLGSPDVLIHLAWGGLPNYHSLHHFEKELPAQYSFLARLVKTGLPTLAVAGTCFEYGMQSGALGEDHICLPGNCYGFSKNALHNQLQFLSRTHGFNLVWARLFYLYGEGQSSNSLLSQLRQAVMEGREVFDMSGGEQLRDYLPVTAVAEFLTTLATLGQDIGAINICSGKPVSVRRLVETWIRENGWKIELNLGHYPYPDYEPLAFWGKADKLSAIISTVGRPPGGAAAPHSGP, encoded by the coding sequence ATGCGGGTCGCGGTGACGGGCGCGACCGGTTTCATTGGACGCCATGTCCTGGCCGAACTGCGCCGGCGGGGTCATGAAACGATCGTCTGCGTGCGCGATGCGTCACATCTGCCGGGTCAACTCCTGCATACGGGGACGGAAGTCCGGGAGATCGCCATAGGCGCCGGCGATGAGCCGGACTGGCCGGACCTGGGTTCGCCGGATGTGCTGATCCACCTCGCATGGGGCGGATTGCCGAACTATCATTCGCTGCACCATTTCGAGAAAGAGCTCCCCGCGCAATATTCATTCCTCGCTCGACTTGTAAAAACCGGGTTGCCTACGCTGGCTGTTGCAGGCACGTGCTTTGAGTATGGCATGCAATCCGGAGCTCTTGGCGAGGATCACATATGCTTGCCTGGCAATTGCTACGGGTTTTCCAAAAACGCCTTGCACAACCAACTGCAATTTCTCTCCAGGACGCATGGTTTCAATCTCGTCTGGGCAAGGCTGTTTTACCTGTATGGAGAGGGGCAGTCTTCCAACTCGCTTCTTTCTCAATTGCGCCAAGCGGTCATGGAAGGAAGAGAAGTCTTCGACATGTCGGGCGGGGAGCAGTTGCGCGACTATCTGCCGGTAACGGCCGTCGCGGAATTTCTTACTACACTTGCCACGCTGGGGCAGGATATTGGCGCTATCAACATCTGCTCGGGAAAACCTGTTTCGGTGCGCAGGCTGGTCGAGACCTGGATTCGTGAAAATGGCTGGAAGATAGAACTCAACCTTGGTCATTATCCCTATCCGGACTACGAGCCGCTGGCCTTCTGGGGAAAGGCCGACAAGCTTTCGGCGATCATTTCCACGGTCGGACGGCCGCCAGGTGGCGCGGCGGCGCCGCACTCCGGTCCTTAA
- a CDS encoding dTDP-4-dehydrorhamnose 3,5-epimerase family protein, with protein sequence MSARLSVEQTPLAGLLVIRRSVLSDHRGYLERLFCTTELAPFLDGRKVAQVNHTLTRNAGAARGMHFQRQPFQETKIVSCLRGEVFDVAVDLRKGSATFGKWYGTVLSADNHSSLYIPEGFAHGFQTLCSDCEMLYFHTASYSAEAEGAVNMLDPAFGIEWPMAITERSTRDASHPFITSAFEGLEI encoded by the coding sequence TGATCAGGCGCAGTGTGCTAAGCGACCACCGCGGCTACCTGGAACGCTTGTTTTGCACCACGGAACTCGCCCCGTTCCTCGATGGGCGCAAGGTCGCCCAGGTCAATCACACGCTGACAAGGAACGCCGGCGCAGCCCGCGGCATGCACTTTCAGCGCCAGCCTTTTCAAGAGACGAAGATCGTGTCTTGCCTGCGCGGAGAGGTCTTCGACGTCGCCGTTGATCTTCGAAAGGGCTCCGCCACGTTTGGCAAATGGTATGGCACTGTCTTAAGCGCCGACAATCACAGCAGCCTTTACATCCCCGAAGGCTTCGCTCATGGCTTTCAGACGCTCTGCAGTGATTGCGAGATGCTCTATTTTCACACGGCTTCCTATTCCGCGGAGGCGGAGGGCGCCGTCAACATGCTCGATCCCGCGTTCGGAATCGAATGGCCGATGGCCATCACCGAGCGTTCCACCCGAGACGCATCCCATCCTTTCATCACAAGCGCATTCGAAGGCCTGGAAATATGA
- a CDS encoding glycosyltransferase family 2 protein, giving the protein MAVLMGTRNGAAFIDEQLGSLLAQSWPHVDLWVSDDGSTDATPAIVEAWRSRWSKGSLTLVQGPQKGFAANFRSMVIDPRIDADYYAFCDQDDVWEPDRLESAIRWMEGEDMATPLLFCSRTATISETGVPAGHSPLFRRPPSFRNALVQSIAGGNTMLFNRAARDLLAKASARTEFVSHDWWAYLIVTAAGGKVRYEPRPLVRYRQHAANLVGANVSWSARLSRLGRLFQGQFATWTDINLRGLAVNRDLVTRDAALCLRLFIMARKGSAFRRFSLLGKSGVYRQTLMGTLGLYLAFLWQRI; this is encoded by the coding sequence GTGGCCGTTCTCATGGGCACGAGGAACGGCGCGGCATTCATCGACGAGCAATTGGGATCCTTGCTCGCGCAATCCTGGCCTCATGTTGATCTCTGGGTCTCTGACGACGGCTCGACGGACGCCACGCCCGCAATCGTCGAGGCGTGGCGGTCCCGCTGGAGCAAGGGTTCCCTTACGCTGGTGCAGGGCCCGCAAAAGGGCTTCGCCGCCAACTTCCGCTCGATGGTCATCGATCCGCGCATCGATGCCGATTACTATGCCTTTTGCGACCAGGACGATGTCTGGGAGCCGGACCGGCTGGAGAGCGCCATTCGCTGGATGGAGGGAGAGGATATGGCAACGCCGCTCCTGTTCTGCTCGCGCACGGCGACCATTTCCGAGACCGGCGTCCCGGCCGGCCATTCGCCGCTGTTCCGCCGCCCGCCGTCCTTCCGCAACGCGCTGGTGCAGAGCATCGCCGGCGGCAACACCATGCTCTTCAACCGCGCGGCGCGCGACCTTCTGGCGAAGGCTTCGGCGAGAACCGAATTCGTCAGCCATGACTGGTGGGCCTATCTCATCGTCACCGCCGCCGGCGGCAAGGTCCGCTACGAGCCGCGGCCGCTGGTCAGGTACCGGCAGCATGCGGCAAACCTTGTCGGCGCCAACGTCTCGTGGAGCGCGAGGCTTTCAAGGCTCGGGCGTCTGTTCCAGGGCCAGTTCGCCACTTGGACGGACATCAATCTCAGGGGCTTAGCGGTCAACCGCGACCTCGTCACACGCGATGCGGCACTTTGCCTTCGCCTGTTCATCATGGCGCGCAAGGGCAGCGCTTTCAGGCGCTTCAGCCTGCTCGGCAAAAGCGGTGTCTACCGGCAGACCCTGATGGGGACGCTCGGGCTCTATCTCGCCTTTCTCTGGCAGCGAATCTGA
- a CDS encoding class I SAM-dependent methyltransferase, which translates to MICRHCRAPVTQSFVDLGSAPPSNAYLTAEAMRGPEKWFPLRVLVCTQCWLVQTEDFARFDELFDHEYAYFSSFSASWLRHSKRYCESMTERFGLDAASHVVEVAANDGYLLQYFKAAGIPCLGIEPTESTARAAREKGIEIVQSFFGEALGKKLMAEGRGADLTAANNVLAHVPDINDFVKGFASILKPDGVSTFEFPSLLNLRDLVQFDTIYHEHFSYLSLTAVNRIFDVNGLSVFDVEELPTHGGSLRVFAQRKDTGSRAKNPSVAAMLQREASAGLSSREGYAGFQRRTDEAKNALVSFLLAARNDGKKVVAYGAAAKGNTFLNYAGVRPDLISVVVDLNPAKQGKFMPGSRIPIAGEEKIRDEKPDYIVILPWNLSEEIATQLAYAREWGASFVTSIPELKVF; encoded by the coding sequence ATGATTTGTAGACACTGCCGAGCGCCCGTAACGCAGAGCTTCGTTGACCTGGGCAGCGCGCCCCCTTCGAATGCATATCTGACGGCAGAGGCGATGCGCGGTCCTGAAAAATGGTTCCCGCTTCGCGTTCTCGTCTGCACCCAGTGCTGGCTGGTGCAGACGGAGGATTTTGCCAGGTTTGACGAATTGTTTGACCATGAGTACGCGTATTTTTCCAGCTTTTCGGCCTCATGGCTCAGGCATTCCAAACGCTATTGCGAGTCGATGACCGAGCGGTTCGGGCTCGATGCCGCGAGCCACGTGGTGGAAGTGGCGGCCAATGACGGCTATCTGCTGCAATATTTCAAAGCCGCCGGAATTCCGTGCCTGGGCATCGAGCCGACCGAAAGCACCGCCAGGGCAGCCCGCGAAAAGGGGATCGAGATCGTCCAGTCGTTTTTCGGCGAGGCGCTCGGCAAGAAACTGATGGCCGAGGGCCGGGGCGCCGACCTCACCGCTGCGAACAACGTGCTCGCCCATGTGCCGGACATCAATGATTTCGTGAAGGGGTTTGCAAGCATTCTGAAGCCGGACGGCGTTTCCACCTTCGAATTTCCATCCCTGCTCAATCTGCGTGATCTGGTCCAGTTCGACACGATCTACCATGAGCATTTCTCTTATCTGTCCTTGACCGCCGTGAACCGGATCTTCGATGTCAACGGTCTGTCTGTCTTCGACGTCGAAGAATTGCCGACCCACGGCGGCAGCCTGCGTGTGTTCGCGCAGAGGAAGGACACCGGATCGCGCGCGAAAAATCCCTCCGTTGCAGCGATGCTGCAACGTGAGGCATCGGCAGGCCTGTCTTCCCGTGAAGGCTACGCTGGCTTCCAGCGAAGAACCGATGAGGCGAAGAATGCGCTCGTTTCGTTTTTGCTGGCGGCGCGCAACGACGGTAAAAAGGTGGTTGCCTACGGCGCCGCCGCGAAGGGCAACACGTTCCTCAACTATGCCGGCGTCCGTCCGGATCTGATAAGCGTTGTGGTGGACCTCAATCCTGCCAAACAGGGGAAGTTCATGCCCGGAAGCCGAATTCCGATAGCGGGCGAGGAAAAGATCCGCGACGAGAAGCCGGATTATATTGTTATCCTTCCATGGAACCTGTCTGAAGAGATTGCCACCCAACTCGCATACGCGCGCGAATGGGGTGCCTCCTTTGTGACGTCCATACCCGAACTCAAGGTGTTCTGA
- a CDS encoding O-antigen ligase family protein, which translates to MNPFTSFRRHFTPTQINIYFSIVCFFSPPVLGSVVSFVFNGGALWSVFLLAFGRRQLNIDRAMLAVTAAICAYCAALVLASAVNGALGADLKYFLPLITLLFFPISYSTWSITDKVSLARVAVLASAAACCGALALAIVQYSWIGTRAEGGAGNAIVFATVTCLGVMTCLAGALSGIVKGWKLPATAVLAGTIAILLSGSRIIWLALPIAAIAVVVINRRRFASANLMRVALIAGAACLVIAAIGFPVIMDRIDFLFSDWNALTSKGDHSTALGLRVAMWEIGVGAFREMPIFGHGISGGRALMKQGFHDQFGMDAGYNHYHNGFLTAAVQAGLLGALALAAIFIVAARDAARVLRLSADPVERFGATMIIVTVITYLVGGLTGIVVGQDLLDSTLMVFLVSGTYLACGRTVPATGKGAVAIPSTAGRES; encoded by the coding sequence TTGAACCCGTTTACATCGTTCCGGCGCCACTTCACGCCGACACAGATCAACATCTATTTCTCGATCGTCTGCTTCTTTTCGCCGCCTGTACTGGGGTCGGTGGTGAGCTTCGTCTTCAATGGCGGCGCACTCTGGTCGGTGTTTCTGCTCGCCTTCGGGCGGCGGCAGCTCAACATCGACCGGGCCATGCTCGCCGTGACGGCGGCGATCTGTGCCTATTGCGCGGCCCTGGTGCTTGCTTCGGCCGTCAACGGTGCGCTCGGGGCGGATCTGAAATATTTCCTGCCGCTGATCACCTTGCTGTTCTTCCCGATCTCCTATTCGACCTGGAGCATCACGGACAAGGTCAGCCTTGCGCGCGTCGCCGTGCTCGCAAGCGCCGCGGCCTGCTGCGGCGCGCTGGCGCTCGCCATCGTCCAGTACAGCTGGATCGGCACCAGGGCCGAGGGCGGCGCCGGAAATGCGATCGTGTTCGCGACCGTCACGTGCCTTGGCGTCATGACGTGCCTTGCGGGCGCGCTCTCGGGAATCGTGAAGGGCTGGAAGCTGCCGGCCACCGCGGTGCTCGCGGGAACGATCGCCATCCTTCTTTCGGGCTCGCGCATCATCTGGCTTGCCCTGCCGATCGCCGCCATCGCCGTCGTCGTGATCAATCGCCGCAGGTTCGCCAGCGCCAATCTGATGCGCGTGGCGCTGATCGCGGGCGCGGCCTGCCTGGTGATCGCGGCCATCGGCTTCCCCGTCATCATGGATCGCATCGATTTCCTGTTCAGCGACTGGAACGCGCTCACCAGCAAGGGCGACCACTCGACGGCGCTCGGCCTGCGCGTGGCGATGTGGGAGATCGGAGTCGGCGCGTTTCGCGAGATGCCGATTTTCGGCCATGGCATCTCGGGCGGCCGGGCGCTGATGAAACAGGGTTTTCACGATCAATTCGGCATGGACGCAGGTTACAACCATTATCACAACGGCTTTCTGACCGCGGCGGTGCAGGCCGGTTTGCTGGGGGCGCTGGCGCTGGCGGCGATCTTCATCGTCGCGGCCCGGGACGCGGCAAGGGTGCTGCGCCTCAGCGCCGATCCGGTGGAGCGGTTTGGTGCGACAATGATCATTGTCACCGTCATCACCTATCTCGTCGGCGGGCTGACCGGCATCGTGGTCGGCCAGGACCTTCTCGATTCGACACTGATGGTGTTCCTGGTTTCCGGAACCTATCTGGCCTGCGGACGAACGGTGCCGGCGACCGGCAAGGGCGCGGTTGCCATCCCGTCAACCGCCGGCCGGGAATCATGA
- a CDS encoding sugar transferase yields MLALTSPIVLVAMLAIRATSPGPAVFSQPRVGRDGAVFACRKLRTMHRDTPALPTHEAPAGSVTAVGKVLRATKIDELPQLWNVLEGEMSLVGPRPCLPTQTELIGYRQRLGVLAALPGMTGLAQIKGIDMSDPKLCAETDAAYLKAASIGFDLKILLGTLYRA; encoded by the coding sequence ATGCTGGCGCTGACGTCGCCGATCGTGCTGGTCGCCATGCTGGCGATCAGGGCGACATCGCCCGGACCGGCCGTTTTTTCGCAGCCGCGCGTCGGGCGGGATGGCGCTGTCTTTGCCTGCCGCAAGCTGCGCACGATGCATCGGGACACCCCCGCCCTGCCCACCCACGAGGCGCCTGCCGGCTCGGTCACCGCGGTCGGCAAGGTACTGCGCGCGACCAAGATCGACGAACTGCCGCAACTCTGGAACGTGCTCGAGGGCGAGATGAGCCTTGTCGGCCCCCGTCCATGCCTGCCGACACAGACGGAGCTGATCGGATACCGGCAGCGGCTGGGCGTGCTGGCGGCGCTTCCGGGCATGACCGGGCTGGCGCAAATCAAGGGTATCGACATGTCCGACCCCAAACTCTGCGCCGAGACCGATGCCGCCTATCTGAAGGCCGCTTCGATCGGCTTCGACCTCAAGATATTGCTGGGGACACTCTACCGGGCCTGA
- a CDS encoding nucleoside-diphosphate sugar epimerase/dehydratase yields MTAYVEAVSGIRPKMRRAIIMMQDLVMVLASVALSLVLSQSRLSFDAFSYGGLACWVLIVLTAHLLFRYCGLYNTVWRFASTPDFFNILKGCGSLTVVLYLASIAFRSFFQPVAGLNERQFIVFFLVSFTIISAPRLYYRFLRDGASWRILRRAPGDAPIKQALFIGRLSEADVIVRFTRTAVPAEYAIAGIMATESDAPLGTQIQGVPVVALMPRLVEVLEEYVNGTENLDLLIFGKGVEREIEDYAELVRVARHSGIAVVQFSGLSELGQGGKLVLDAVEMETIMRRSAVATDTARIGAFVGGKRVLVTGGAGSIGRVLVKRSLELGAEAVLVADNSEFGIFQLDQLIEERHRDRLASRIVDVTDRPHMMRLVSEFKPSIIFHAAALKHVPLLEENWEAAIETNVFGTLACAEVAAECGVPQFLLISSDKAVDPTSVLGVTKRAAEQIVSSLHETHAAPPPSHAGGLNGHHGGVPGTKFIAVRFGNVFGSNGSVATIFQAQIEAGGPVTITDRRMTRYFMTVAEAVDLVIMSAADAEQRQGRDDYAIYMLDMGKPVPILEVAETMIRMAGKSPYTDIPIRFTGIRPGEKLHETLHGEGEEVVKLDIAKIFGLRTDVAQWPRIEAALPALVAAMHDQDKAAALAILAGLYRAEDDIGGAPERAVPKTAGQVG; encoded by the coding sequence ATGACCGCATACGTAGAAGCCGTATCGGGAATCCGACCGAAGATGCGGCGCGCCATCATCATGATGCAGGACCTTGTCATGGTCCTGGCTTCGGTGGCGCTTAGCCTCGTCCTGTCGCAGTCGCGGCTTTCCTTCGACGCGTTCTCTTACGGCGGATTGGCCTGCTGGGTGCTCATCGTGCTCACTGCCCATCTGCTGTTTCGCTATTGCGGCCTCTACAACACTGTGTGGCGCTTTGCTTCCACGCCCGATTTCTTCAATATCCTGAAGGGCTGCGGCAGCCTGACCGTCGTCCTTTATTTGGCCTCGATTGCCTTCCGCTCCTTTTTCCAACCGGTAGCCGGGCTCAACGAGCGCCAGTTCATCGTCTTCTTCCTGGTTTCCTTCACCATCATTTCGGCGCCCAGGCTTTACTATCGCTTCCTCCGCGACGGCGCGTCCTGGCGCATCCTGCGCCGCGCTCCCGGCGACGCGCCGATCAAGCAGGCGCTGTTCATCGGCCGGCTGAGCGAGGCCGACGTGATCGTCCGCTTCACCCGCACGGCCGTGCCGGCCGAATACGCCATCGCCGGCATCATGGCGACCGAGAGCGACGCGCCGCTCGGCACCCAGATCCAGGGCGTTCCGGTCGTGGCGCTCATGCCGCGCCTGGTCGAGGTGCTGGAAGAGTATGTCAACGGCACGGAAAACCTCGACCTGCTGATCTTCGGCAAGGGGGTCGAGCGCGAGATCGAGGATTATGCCGAACTGGTGCGCGTTGCCCGCCACAGCGGCATCGCCGTCGTCCAGTTTTCCGGCCTTTCGGAACTGGGGCAGGGCGGCAAGCTGGTTCTCGATGCGGTCGAGATGGAAACCATCATGCGCCGTTCGGCGGTCGCCACCGACACGGCGCGCATCGGCGCCTTCGTCGGCGGCAAGCGCGTGCTGGTCACCGGCGGCGCCGGCTCCATCGGCCGTGTCCTGGTGAAGCGCTCGTTGGAGCTCGGCGCCGAGGCGGTGCTGGTGGCCGATAATTCCGAATTCGGCATTTTCCAGCTCGATCAGCTGATCGAGGAAAGACACCGCGACCGGCTTGCCAGCCGCATCGTCGACGTCACTGACCGGCCTCACATGATGCGCCTCGTCAGCGAGTTCAAACCCTCGATCATCTTTCACGCCGCGGCGCTGAAGCACGTGCCGCTGCTGGAAGAGAACTGGGAAGCGGCGATCGAGACGAATGTCTTCGGCACGCTCGCCTGCGCAGAGGTCGCGGCCGAATGCGGGGTGCCGCAGTTCCTTTTGATTTCCAGCGACAAGGCCGTCGATCCCACCTCGGTTCTCGGCGTCACAAAGCGGGCGGCCGAGCAGATCGTATCCTCGCTGCATGAAACCCATGCCGCGCCGCCGCCCTCCCATGCCGGCGGGCTGAACGGCCACCATGGCGGCGTCCCAGGCACCAAATTCATCGCCGTGCGCTTCGGCAATGTCTTCGGCTCCAACGGCTCGGTGGCGACCATCTTCCAGGCGCAGATCGAGGCCGGCGGGCCGGTCACCATCACCGACCGGCGCATGACGCGCTATTTCATGACGGTGGCCGAGGCCGTCGATCTCGTCATCATGTCGGCCGCCGATGCCGAGCAGCGCCAGGGCAGGGACGACTACGCCATCTATATGCTCGACATGGGCAAGCCGGTGCCGATCCTCGAAGTCGCCGAGACCATGATCCGCATGGCCGGCAAGAGCCCCTATACCGACATTCCGATCCGCTTCACCGGCATCAGGCCCGGCGAGAAGCTGCACGAGACACTGCATGGCGAGGGCGAAGAGGTCGTCAAGCTCGACATCGCCAAGATCTTCGGCCTCAGGACCGACGTCGCGCAATGGCCGAGGATCGAAGCCGCGCTGCCGGCGCTGGTGGCCGCCATGCATGACCAGGACAAGGCCGCGGCGCTTGCGATCCTGGCCGGGCTCTACCGGGCGGAGGACGACATTGGCGGCGCGCCCGAGCGGGCGGTGCCGAAAACGGCCGGACAGGTCGGCTAA
- a CDS encoding NAD-dependent epimerase/dehydratase family protein gives MKVLVTGATGFIGRRVVGRLQEGGFDVRVASRQPERLPAADDAVRLPGVDAADEAFLALMRDVTHVVHCGALNNDRRASDADYQAVNVTLTGRLAKAAAACAGGRFVYLSSIRAVAGPRFSGTISETTPPDPQCAYGRSKGEGEVRMLEAYASAGRAGATALRLPPVYGEGMKGNLRELMRVAATALPLPAGLLTGVRSLLSQDAVAGAVAHLLTRPTPPRPTYVLADASPVAMSEVITAFRRGYGLPARFLAVPAWPFRRVAMLLGRQASYEAWMATQICDPSPLISEGWMPEADTLGRLEELARQKAGQAR, from the coding sequence ATGAAGGTTCTGGTTACCGGCGCGACTGGTTTCATCGGGCGGCGGGTCGTCGGCAGGCTGCAGGAGGGCGGATTTGACGTGCGGGTCGCCTCGCGCCAGCCGGAAAGGCTGCCGGCCGCGGACGATGCCGTCCGGCTGCCCGGCGTCGATGCCGCCGACGAAGCCTTCCTGGCGCTGATGCGCGATGTGACGCATGTCGTTCACTGCGGGGCGCTCAACAACGACCGTCGTGCCAGCGACGCCGACTACCAGGCCGTCAACGTAACGCTGACCGGGCGGCTGGCCAAGGCGGCAGCAGCCTGTGCCGGCGGGCGTTTTGTCTACCTCTCCTCGATCCGCGCCGTCGCCGGTCCCCGCTTCAGCGGCACGATCAGCGAAACAACGCCCCCTGACCCGCAATGCGCTTATGGCCGCTCCAAGGGGGAAGGCGAGGTCAGGATGCTCGAAGCCTATGCCTCGGCGGGTCGGGCTGGAGCGACGGCGCTGCGCCTGCCGCCGGTTTATGGGGAAGGCATGAAGGGAAACCTGCGCGAGCTGATGCGGGTCGCCGCCACCGCCTTGCCGCTGCCGGCAGGCCTTCTCACGGGAGTTCGCTCGCTGCTGTCGCAGGACGCGGTGGCCGGCGCCGTGGCGCATCTTTTGACCCGCCCCACGCCGCCGCGCCCGACCTATGTCTTGGCCGATGCTTCCCCAGTTGCGATGTCCGAGGTCATCACGGCGTTCCGGCGCGGATACGGCCTTCCAGCCCGGTTTCTTGCCGTGCCGGCCTGGCCGTTCCGGCGGGTGGCCATGCTGCTTGGCAGACAAGCATCGTACGAAGCCTGGATGGCGACACAGATTTGTGACCCGTCACCGCTGATTTCAGAGGGCTGGATGCCCGAGGCCGATACGCTCGGCCGGCTCGAGGAACTGGCGCGACAGAAGGCCGGTCAGGCCCGGTAG